One Bacillus sp. FJAT-52991 genomic region harbors:
- a CDS encoding C39 family peptidase: MLKLKLIVTGACLAAVLFIGACFVFLNNFQANDTAPATNPPSKLSTTSPTSHKIEDVPLILQNPELNRGCEVTSLAMLLNYYGEEVDKMELADKITKEPFKQGNYKGNMHQGFVGDIATFNRSGLGVYVEPIIALTKQYVNEDRLINLTGQTPEDLYAQINKERPVWVIINAEYKKLTEDQFETWPTAEGTMKVTYYQHSAVITGYDEQFVYVNDPLKQEKNIKIHRTDFEQAWIQMGRQAMTITES, from the coding sequence GTGTTGAAATTAAAGTTGATCGTTACAGGAGCTTGTTTGGCGGCTGTGTTATTTATTGGCGCTTGCTTTGTTTTTTTGAACAATTTTCAAGCGAATGATACTGCCCCTGCCACAAATCCTCCTTCTAAGCTCTCTACTACTAGCCCCACAAGTCACAAAATAGAGGATGTACCATTGATTTTACAAAATCCAGAATTAAATAGAGGGTGTGAAGTGACGAGTTTAGCGATGCTGCTCAATTATTATGGAGAAGAAGTAGACAAAATGGAGTTAGCAGACAAGATTACCAAGGAGCCTTTTAAACAAGGCAACTACAAAGGCAATATGCATCAAGGTTTTGTTGGCGATATCGCAACGTTTAATCGTAGCGGTCTAGGTGTATATGTGGAGCCGATCATCGCTTTAACGAAACAGTATGTGAATGAAGATCGGTTAATTAATCTAACTGGCCAAACCCCAGAAGATTTATATGCACAGATTAATAAGGAGCGACCTGTTTGGGTGATTATTAATGCCGAGTATAAAAAACTGACAGAAGATCAATTTGAAACTTGGCCGACAGCTGAAGGAACGATGAAAGTTACTTATTACCAGCACAGTGCTGTAATCACTGGCTATGATGAACAATTTGTCTATGTGAATGACCCTTTGAAACAAGAAAAAAATATTAAAATCCATCGTACAGATTTTGAACAAGCGTGGATTCAAATGGGCCGACAAGCAATGACAATTACAGAAAGTTAA